The following proteins are co-located in the Nocardia bhagyanarayanae genome:
- the zomB gene encoding flagellar motor control protein ZomB, which yields MLVEGAERTEDEAERTANAQARSASSFQRLSRATFVGGIALTAALFTIGGWQRRWIADDGLIVLRTVRNLLAGNGPVFNMDERVETNTSTAWTYIVWFFSWLTQARLEYVVLGIALTLSVAAMVFAMLGTARLWGGAKSALLLPAGVLVYIAVPPARDYATSGLESGLVICWLGALWWLMLRWAQAERVRLAGLFGLVFFAGLAPLIRPEMTLVGALALLMIFFAPLPETRFRPIVLRAVIVGVAGLVPLGYQIWRMGYYGLPYPNTAVAKDAGGAKWSQGFTYLWDLIGPYLLWIPLLVLLVAGVVAARAMGAPAASGKPAATEGRLRRFSAWLRSPAAVVTLVLVSGFLLTIYALRVGGDFMHGRMLLPQLFLLLLPVAVLPMRLPEGGLRAANWSFAVILIAWLGTLGWALFASGTTAIETGTKISSSGIVDERVYYVLNTGHDHPIRAEDYLDYPRIRAMVNNIQETPDGGLLLNSPSFMFWYIAPPPQPIPDGGAGHTVYFLNLGMTSMNVPLDVRVIDQMGLAYPLAAHTERLADGRIGHDKNLYPDWVVVDAGMVDKKPWMPWYLDEKWVTQARTAMSCPETQALLISSRDPLTFERFRHNLRNALSFAKYRIERVPKYEIQRCGLVDPFPQPPN from the coding sequence ATGTTGGTAGAGGGAGCGGAGCGAACTGAAGACGAGGCGGAACGCACTGCCAACGCGCAGGCGCGGTCCGCTTCGTCTTTCCAGCGCCTATCCCGAGCCACGTTCGTCGGTGGGATCGCGCTCACCGCGGCGCTTTTCACGATCGGCGGATGGCAGCGTCGCTGGATCGCCGATGACGGTCTCATCGTGCTGCGCACCGTGCGTAACCTGCTCGCGGGCAACGGCCCGGTGTTCAACATGGACGAGCGGGTCGAGACCAACACCAGCACGGCGTGGACCTACATCGTGTGGTTCTTCAGCTGGCTGACCCAGGCGCGGCTCGAGTACGTGGTGCTCGGCATCGCGCTGACGCTGTCGGTGGCCGCGATGGTGTTCGCCATGCTCGGCACGGCCCGGCTGTGGGGCGGCGCCAAGTCGGCGCTGCTCTTGCCCGCCGGCGTGCTCGTCTACATCGCGGTGCCGCCCGCCCGCGACTACGCCACCTCCGGTCTGGAGAGCGGACTCGTCATCTGCTGGCTCGGCGCGCTGTGGTGGCTGATGCTGCGCTGGGCGCAGGCCGAGCGGGTGCGCCTCGCCGGGCTGTTCGGTCTGGTGTTCTTCGCCGGACTTGCGCCTTTGATCCGTCCGGAGATGACCCTCGTCGGCGCGCTCGCGCTGCTGATGATCTTCTTCGCGCCGCTGCCCGAGACCCGCTTCCGCCCGATCGTGCTGCGCGCGGTCATCGTCGGCGTGGCGGGCCTGGTGCCGCTGGGCTACCAGATCTGGCGGATGGGCTACTACGGTCTGCCCTACCCGAACACCGCCGTCGCGAAGGACGCGGGCGGCGCGAAGTGGAGCCAGGGCTTCACCTACCTGTGGGATCTAATCGGGCCGTACCTCCTGTGGATTCCGCTGCTCGTGCTGCTGGTCGCCGGCGTCGTCGCGGCCCGTGCCATGGGCGCGCCCGCCGCGAGCGGTAAGCCCGCCGCGACCGAGGGACGCCTGCGCCGGTTCAGCGCTTGGCTGCGCTCACCCGCCGCTGTGGTCACCCTGGTGCTGGTCAGCGGTTTCCTGCTGACGATCTACGCGTTGCGCGTCGGCGGCGACTTCATGCACGGCCGCATGCTGCTCCCGCAGCTGTTCCTGCTGCTGCTCCCGGTCGCGGTGCTTCCGATGCGGTTGCCCGAAGGCGGCCTGCGCGCGGCGAACTGGTCGTTCGCGGTGATCCTGATCGCCTGGCTCGGCACGCTCGGCTGGGCGCTGTTCGCCTCGGGCACCACGGCCATCGAGACCGGCACCAAGATCAGCTCGTCCGGCATCGTCGACGAGCGCGTCTACTACGTGCTCAACACCGGCCACGACCACCCGATCCGGGCCGAGGACTACCTCGACTACCCGCGCATCCGGGCCATGGTGAACAACATCCAGGAGACGCCCGACGGCGGCCTGCTGCTGAACTCGCCCTCGTTCATGTTCTGGTACATCGCGCCCCCGCCCCAGCCCATCCCCGATGGCGGCGCCGGCCACACGGTGTACTTCCTGAATCTGGGCATGACCAGCATGAACGTCCCGCTCGACGTGCGCGTCATCGACCAGATGGGCCTGGCCTATCCGCTCGCCGCGCACACCGAGCGGCTGGCCGACGGCCGCATCGGCCACGACAAGAACCTGTATCCGGACTGGGTCGTCGTGGACGCGGGCATGGTCGACAAGAAGCCGTGGATGCCTTGGTACCTGGACGAGAAGTGGGTTACCCAGGCCCGCACGGCCATGTCCTGCCCCGAGACGCAGGCGCTGCTGATCTCCTCGCGCGATCCGCTGACCTTCGAGCGTTTCCGGCACAACCTGCGCAACGCGCTGTCGTTCGCGAAGTACCGGATCGAGCGGGTGCCGAAGTACGAGATCCAGCGCTGCGGGCTGGTCGACCCCTTCCCGCAGCCGCCGAACTGA
- a CDS encoding decaprenyl-phosphate phosphoribosyltransferase, with translation MSEEPTGADLAEAVVKGPPKTLAGGLIKAVRPRQWVKNVLVLAAPLAAGSVTEIDVLAHVGVAFVVFCMAASGIYLVNDALDVEADRAHPTKRFRPIAAGIVPVNLAFGLSAVLLVGSIVGSFLAAWQLAVVMAVYIGIQLAYCFGLKHQAVLDICIVSSGFLLRAIAGGAAAAIPLSQWFLLVMSFGSLFMAAGKRYAELQIALGTGAKIRKSLEYYTPTYLRFIWTLAATAVVVFYGLWAFEQDRDNDTTWFAISMIPFTIAILRYAVDVDGGEAGEPEEIALGDRVLQFLAIAWIGAVGVAVYLT, from the coding sequence ATGAGTGAAGAGCCGACCGGCGCCGATCTGGCAGAGGCCGTTGTCAAGGGTCCGCCCAAGACGCTGGCGGGTGGTTTGATCAAGGCCGTCCGGCCGCGTCAGTGGGTCAAGAACGTCCTCGTGCTCGCCGCCCCGCTCGCCGCGGGCTCGGTGACCGAGATCGACGTGCTCGCCCACGTCGGTGTCGCCTTCGTGGTGTTCTGCATGGCGGCCTCGGGCATCTACCTGGTCAACGACGCGCTGGACGTGGAGGCCGACCGGGCCCACCCGACCAAGCGGTTCCGGCCCATCGCCGCGGGCATCGTCCCGGTGAACCTGGCCTTCGGCCTTTCCGCGGTGCTGCTGGTCGGCTCGATCGTCGGCTCGTTCCTGGCGGCCTGGCAGCTCGCCGTGGTGATGGCGGTCTACATCGGCATCCAGCTGGCCTACTGCTTCGGGCTCAAGCACCAAGCGGTGCTGGACATCTGCATCGTGTCCAGCGGCTTCCTGCTGCGCGCCATCGCGGGCGGCGCGGCGGCGGCCATTCCGCTCTCGCAGTGGTTCCTGCTGGTCATGTCGTTCGGCTCGCTGTTCATGGCGGCGGGCAAGCGCTACGCCGAATTGCAGATCGCGCTGGGCACCGGCGCCAAGATCCGCAAGTCGCTGGAGTACTACACGCCGACCTACCTGCGCTTCATCTGGACGCTGGCGGCCACCGCGGTCGTGGTCTTCTACGGGCTGTGGGCCTTCGAGCAGGACCGTGACAACGACACCACCTGGTTCGCGATCTCGATGATCCCGTTTACCATCGCAATCCTGCGTTACGCGGTCGACGTCGACGGTGGCGAGGCCGGAGAACCCGAAGAGATCGCGCTGGGGGATCGCGTCCTCCAGTTCCTCGCAATCGCCTGGATCGGAGCGGTAGGTGTCGCTGTCTATCTCACCTGA
- a CDS encoding phosphatase PAP2 family protein gives MINAVQASIGANPSVVSAARGMSHFGEHALGWIGIAAAGWLVDKPRRRQWAGVAVGAVGAHAASIVIKRVVRRPRPNDPSVQVNVGTPSKLSFPSSHATSTTAAAVLLGRLTGLPLPAVLVPPMLLSRVVLGVHYPSDVLAGSALGAASAAALLAAEKRLDSDRTRKGLG, from the coding sequence ATCATCAACGCCGTGCAGGCGAGTATCGGCGCGAATCCGTCGGTCGTCTCGGCCGCAAGGGGGATGTCGCACTTCGGCGAGCACGCGCTCGGCTGGATCGGCATCGCGGCGGCGGGCTGGTTGGTCGACAAGCCGCGGCGGCGGCAGTGGGCCGGGGTCGCGGTGGGCGCGGTCGGCGCGCACGCGGCCTCCATCGTGATCAAGCGCGTGGTCCGGCGCCCGCGCCCGAACGACCCGTCGGTGCAGGTCAACGTGGGGACGCCGAGCAAGCTCAGCTTCCCCTCCTCGCACGCCACCTCCACCACCGCGGCTGCGGTGTTGCTCGGCAGACTCACCGGGCTACCCTTGCCTGCGGTGCTCGTACCGCCGATGTTGCTCTCCCGAGTCGTACTCGGGGTGCACTATCCCTCCGACGTGCTCGCCGGATCAGCGCTGGGCGCCGCGTCCGCCGCTGCCCTGCTTGCCGCCGAAAAGAGACTCGACAGTGACCGCACAAGAAAAGGCCTTGGTTGA
- a CDS encoding glycosyltransferase: MTSSPMLEEMTTETRAKSLLQRIILPRPGEPLDVRTLYLEESATNAKRAHATTRTSLSIGAESEVSFCTYFNALPASYWRRWSVLTSVVLRLELAGHGRVDMYRSKADGSRIHVQGSEFAVAAGADSTTVEFETDLAPFEDGGWIWFDITTDTAVTLLSGGWFAPIDAPGDGSIAVGMPTFNRPTDAVKTLGALGSDPLVLEKIKAVIIPDQGTKKVVDEPGFAEAAAVLGDRLAIHDQPNLGGSGGYSRVMYEALKTTDAQYIVYMDDDIEIEPDSILRALAFSRFSKSPMLVGGQMLNLQERSHLHTMGEVVDRSIFMWTAAPNVEYDHDFSKYPLRDRDNSKLLHRRIDVDFNGWWTCVIPRQVAEEIGQPLPLFLKWDDVEYGLRARAAGYPTVTLPGAAVWHMAWSDKDDAIDWQAYFHLRNRLVVASLHMPGDGRGMIVNTVKATLKHLLCLEYSTVAIQNLAIRDFLAGPERLFQLLPSALGAVHELRKQYPDAVILPSSTELPLASHIGVGAVGEPPNPIAKVVRLVKGVVHNFRPAHTEHHQIPQLNVPTLDARWFLLSQVDGVTVTTADGRGVVYRKRDPRQALGLFKEAMRLRKELAARFPEMQQRYRAAHPRLTSTAAWENAFGIDQNGSK, encoded by the coding sequence ATGACCTCCTCACCGATGTTGGAAGAGATGACGACCGAGACCCGCGCGAAATCGCTGCTGCAGCGCATCATCCTGCCCAGGCCGGGTGAGCCCCTCGACGTGCGCACCCTCTACCTGGAGGAATCGGCGACCAACGCCAAGCGCGCGCACGCGACGACCCGTACCTCGCTGTCCATCGGCGCGGAGTCCGAGGTCTCGTTCTGCACCTACTTCAACGCGCTGCCCGCCAGCTACTGGCGCCGCTGGAGCGTGCTGACCTCGGTGGTGCTGCGGCTGGAGCTGGCCGGGCACGGCCGGGTCGACATGTACCGCTCCAAGGCCGACGGCTCGCGAATCCACGTGCAGGGCAGCGAGTTCGCCGTCGCTGCCGGCGCGGACTCGACGACGGTGGAGTTCGAGACCGATCTCGCCCCGTTCGAGGACGGCGGCTGGATCTGGTTCGACATCACCACCGACACCGCGGTCACGCTGCTCTCCGGCGGCTGGTTCGCGCCGATCGATGCGCCGGGCGACGGCAGCATCGCGGTCGGCATGCCCACCTTCAACCGGCCGACCGACGCGGTGAAGACGCTCGGCGCACTCGGCTCCGACCCGCTGGTGCTGGAGAAGATCAAGGCCGTCATCATCCCGGACCAGGGGACCAAGAAGGTCGTCGACGAGCCCGGTTTCGCGGAGGCCGCCGCCGTGCTCGGCGACCGGCTCGCCATCCACGACCAGCCCAACCTCGGCGGCTCCGGCGGCTACAGCCGGGTCATGTACGAGGCGCTGAAGACCACCGACGCGCAGTACATCGTCTACATGGACGACGACATCGAGATCGAGCCGGATTCGATCCTGCGCGCGCTGGCCTTCTCCCGGTTCAGCAAGTCGCCGATGCTGGTCGGCGGGCAGATGCTCAACCTCCAGGAGCGCTCGCACCTGCACACCATGGGCGAGGTGGTCGACCGGAGCATCTTCATGTGGACGGCGGCGCCCAACGTCGAATACGACCACGACTTCTCCAAGTACCCGCTGCGCGATCGCGACAATTCCAAGCTGCTGCACCGCCGCATCGACGTGGACTTCAACGGCTGGTGGACCTGCGTGATCCCGCGCCAGGTCGCCGAGGAAATCGGCCAGCCGCTGCCCCTGTTCCTGAAGTGGGACGACGTCGAATACGGCCTGCGCGCCCGCGCCGCCGGTTACCCGACCGTCACCCTGCCCGGCGCGGCGGTCTGGCACATGGCGTGGAGCGACAAGGACGACGCCATCGACTGGCAGGCGTACTTCCACCTGCGCAACCGCCTGGTGGTCGCCTCGCTGCACATGCCGGGTGACGGGCGCGGCATGATCGTCAACACCGTCAAGGCCACGCTCAAGCACCTGCTCTGCCTGGAGTACTCGACGGTGGCGATCCAGAACCTCGCCATCCGTGACTTCCTCGCGGGCCCGGAGCGGCTGTTCCAGCTGCTGCCGAGCGCGCTCGGCGCGGTGCACGAGCTGCGCAAGCAGTACCCGGACGCGGTCATCCTGCCCTCCTCCACGGAACTGCCGCTGGCCAGCCACATCGGCGTCGGCGCGGTGGGCGAGCCGCCGAACCCGATCGCGAAGGTCGTCCGGCTGGTCAAGGGCGTGGTGCACAACTTCCGCCCGGCGCACACCGAACACCACCAGATCCCGCAGCTGAACGTGCCGACGCTGGACGCGCGCTGGTTCCTGCTCTCGCAGGTCGACGGCGTCACCGTCACCACGGCCGACGGCCGCGGCGTCGTCTACCGCAAGCGCGATCCGCGCCAGGCCCTCGGCCTGTTCAAGGAGGCCATGCGGCTGCGCAAGGAGCTCGCCGCCCGCTTCCCGGAGATGCAGCAGCGCTACCGTGCCGCGCACCCGCGGCTCACCAGCACCGCGGCCTGGGAGAACGCCTTCGGCATCGATCAGAACGGAAGCAAATAA
- the glf gene encoding UDP-galactopyranose mutase, with amino-acid sequence MTVASSPGNSATPSAQFDLIVVGSGFFGLTIAERAANVLGKRVLVLDRRYHIGGNAYSEPEPETGIEIHKYGAHLFHTSNKKVWDYVTQFTEFTGYQHRVFAMHKGQAYQFPMGLGLISQFFGRYFTPDEAKALIAEQAAEVETKDAQNLEEKAISLIGRPLYEAFVRDYTAKQWQTDPKELPAGNITRLPVRYNFDNRYFNDTFEGLPAQGYTKWLENMAASDLIEVRLNTDWFEVRDELRAQNPDAPVVYTGPLDRYFDYSEGELGWRTIDFETEVLETGDYQGTSVMNYNDADVPYTRIIEPRHFHPEREYPTDKTVIMREYSRFAQTGDEPYYPINTPEDRAKLLAYRERAKQETASAKVLFGGRLGTYQYLDMHMAIGSALSMFENVLRPHLESGAPLVDQEA; translated from the coding sequence GTGACCGTCGCATCGTCCCCCGGTAACTCCGCCACCCCTTCCGCCCAGTTCGATCTGATCGTCGTCGGCTCCGGCTTCTTCGGGCTGACCATTGCCGAACGCGCCGCCAACGTCCTCGGCAAACGGGTGCTAGTGCTCGATCGCCGCTATCACATCGGCGGCAACGCCTACTCGGAGCCGGAACCGGAAACCGGGATCGAGATCCACAAGTACGGTGCGCACCTGTTCCACACCTCGAACAAGAAGGTCTGGGACTACGTTACGCAGTTCACCGAGTTCACCGGTTACCAGCACCGCGTGTTCGCGATGCACAAGGGGCAGGCCTACCAGTTCCCGATGGGCCTCGGCCTGATCTCGCAGTTCTTCGGCCGCTACTTCACCCCCGACGAGGCGAAGGCGCTGATCGCCGAGCAGGCCGCCGAGGTGGAGACCAAGGACGCGCAGAACCTCGAGGAGAAGGCCATCTCGCTGATCGGCCGCCCGCTCTACGAGGCGTTCGTCCGCGACTACACCGCCAAGCAGTGGCAGACCGATCCGAAGGAACTGCCCGCGGGCAACATCACCCGTCTTCCGGTGCGCTACAACTTCGACAACCGCTACTTCAACGACACCTTCGAGGGCCTGCCCGCGCAGGGGTACACGAAGTGGCTGGAGAACATGGCCGCCTCCGACCTCATCGAGGTCCGGTTGAACACCGACTGGTTCGAGGTCCGCGACGAACTGCGCGCGCAGAACCCGGACGCCCCGGTGGTCTACACCGGCCCGCTGGACCGCTACTTCGACTACAGCGAGGGCGAACTCGGCTGGCGCACCATCGACTTCGAGACCGAAGTGCTCGAAACCGGTGACTACCAGGGCACCTCGGTGATGAACTACAACGACGCGGACGTGCCGTACACCCGCATCATCGAGCCGCGCCACTTCCACCCCGAGCGCGAATACCCCACCGACAAGACGGTGATCATGCGCGAGTACTCCCGCTTCGCGCAGACCGGCGACGAGCCGTACTACCCGATCAACACGCCGGAGGACCGCGCCAAGCTGCTCGCCTACCGCGAGCGCGCGAAGCAGGAGACCGCGTCGGCGAAGGTGCTTTTCGGCGGTCGCCTCGGCACCTATCAGTACCTCGACATGCACATGGCCATCGGCTCCGCGCTGAGCATGTTCGAGAATGTGCTGCGACCGCATCTGGAGTCGGGCGCGCCGCTCGTGGATCAGGAGGCGTAG